In one window of Bos mutus isolate GX-2022 chromosome 13, NWIPB_WYAK_1.1, whole genome shotgun sequence DNA:
- the CDS2 gene encoding phosphatidate cytidylyltransferase 2, with product MTELRQRVAREPEAPPEDKESESEAKADGETASDSESRVEAVTQPPSADDTPEVLNRALSNLSSRWKNWWVRGILTLAMIAFFFIIIYLGPMVLMMIVMCVQIKCFHEIITIGYNVYHSYDLPWFRTLSWYFLLCVNYFFYGETVTDYFFTLVQREEPLRILSKYHRFISFTLYLTGFCMFVLSLVKKHYRLQFYMFGWTHVTLLIVVTQSHLVIHNLFEGMIWFIVPISCVICNDIMAYMFGFFFGRTPLIKLSPKKTWEGFIGGFFATVVFGLLLSYVMSGYRCFVCPVEYNNDTNSFTVDCEPSGLFRLQEYNIPGVIQSIIGWKTVRMYPFQIHSIALSTFASLIGPFGGFFASGFKRAFKIKDFANTIPGHGGIMDRFDCQYLMATFVNVYIASFIRGPNPSKLVQQFLTLRPDQQLHIFNTLKSHLTDKGMLTAATEDK from the exons GAGTCAGAGTCAGAAGCAAAGGCAGATGGAGAGACTGCATCGGACAGTGAAAGCAGAGTGGAAGCTGTCACCCAACCACCCTCTGCAGATGATACGCCAGAGGTTCTCAACAGGGCCCTTTCCAACTTGTCTTCAAG ATGGAAGAACTGGTGGGTGAGAGGCATCCTGACTTTGGCGATGATTgcatttttcttcattatcaTTTACTTGGGACCAATGGTTTTAATGATGATT GTGATGTGTGTTCAGATTAAGTGTTTCCATGAGATTATCACTATTGGCTACAATGTGTACCACTCCTATGACCTGCCCTGGTTCAGAACCCTCAGTTG GTACTTTCTGCTATGTGTAAATTATTTCTTCTATGGCGAAACAGTGACGGATTACTTCTTCACTCTGGTCCAGAGAGAGGAGCCTCTGCGGATTCTCAGTAAATACCACCGATTCATTTCCTTTACTCTCTATTTAACAG GATTCTGCATGTTTGTGCTGAGTCTGGTCAAGAAGCATTATCGATTGCAGTTCTACATG TTTGGCTGGACCCATGTAACATTACTGATTGTTGTAACACAGTCACATCTTGTTATCCACAACCTATTTGAAGGAATGATCTG GTTCATTGTCCCCATTTCTTGTGTGATCTGTAATGACATCATGGCCTATATGTTTGGCTTCTTCTTTGGTCGGACCCCACTCATCAAG CTGTCCCCGAAGAAGACCTGGGAAGGCTTCATTGGGGGCTTCTTTGCTACTGTGGTCTTTGGCCTTCTG CTGTCCTATGTGATGTCTGGGTACAGATGTTTTGTCTGCCCTGTGGAGTACAACAATGATACCAACAGCTTCACTGTGGACTGTGAGCCCTCGGGCCTGTTTCGGCTGCAGGAATACAACATTCCTGGGGTGATCCAATCAATCATTGGCTGG AAAACAGTCCGGATGTACCCCTTCCAGATTCACAGCATTGCCCTCTCTACTTTTGCCTCGCTCATCGGCCCCTTCGGAGGGTTCTTTGCTAGTGGATTCAAACGAGCCTTTAAAATCAAA GACTTTGCCAATACCATTCCTGGCCATGGAGGCATCATGGATCGCTTTGACTGCCAGTATCTGATGGCCACCTTTGTCAACGTGTATATTGCTAGTTTTATCAG GGGCCCAAACCCAAGTAAGCTGGTTCAGCAGTTCCTGACCTTGAGGCCAGATCAGCAACTCCATATCTTCAACACGCTCAAGTCTCACCTGACCGACAAGGGGATGCTGACAGCTGCCACAGAGGACAAGTAG